A part of Streptomyces sp. NBC_01497 genomic DNA contains:
- a CDS encoding 3'-5' exonuclease: protein MTWHGGPLAGFDLETTGTEPLEARIVTAAVVEVARGAVVDRRTWLADPGVVIPAQASAVHGISSERAAAEGRPVREVAAEVADALRDAWARGVPVVAYNAAFDLTLLSAELRRHGLAPLGPLGPVIDPYTIDRAVDRYRKGKRTLEAVCGEYGVVLDGAHQAAADALAAVQVATAIAARHPAVAVLSAEELHGRQITWYAEWAEDFEGFLRRKGNTEATVDRDWPLRAGLAPRATGTPPGR, encoded by the coding sequence ATGACGTGGCACGGGGGACCGCTGGCCGGTTTCGACCTGGAGACGACGGGCACCGAACCGCTGGAGGCCCGGATCGTGACGGCGGCGGTGGTCGAGGTCGCCCGGGGCGCGGTGGTGGACCGGCGGACCTGGCTGGCGGATCCCGGGGTGGTGATCCCGGCCCAGGCATCCGCCGTGCACGGCATCAGCAGTGAGCGGGCGGCAGCCGAGGGCAGGCCGGTGCGCGAGGTGGCGGCGGAGGTCGCCGACGCGCTGCGGGACGCGTGGGCGCGCGGTGTTCCGGTGGTGGCGTACAACGCGGCGTTCGACCTGACGCTGCTGAGCGCGGAGCTGCGGCGGCACGGCCTGGCACCGCTCGGCCCGCTCGGGCCGGTGATCGACCCGTACACGATCGACCGCGCCGTCGACCGCTACCGCAAGGGCAAGCGCACCCTGGAGGCCGTGTGCGGGGAGTACGGCGTGGTGCTCGACGGGGCACACCAGGCGGCGGCGGACGCGCTCGCGGCGGTGCAGGTGGCCACCGCGATAGCGGCCAGGCACCCGGCGGTGGCGGTGCTGAGCGCCGAGGAACTGCACGGGCGTCAGATCACCTGGTACGCCGAATGGGCCGAGGACTTCGAGGGGTTCCTGCGCCGCAAGGGCAACACGGAGGCCACGGTCGACCGCGACTGGCCGCTGCGCGCCGGGCTCGCACCACGGGCCACCGGCACGCCGCCCGGTCGCTGA
- a CDS encoding SAV2148 family HEPN domain-containing protein has translation MSSGGLELPPGDPGHGGDAGDIPPGAVSVARPMEIGAELNWDADAWAQVRTRAQRAGRAYIWLNLVEQRMRAVVAAVLRPIYEPHHGEDWVIAAAGPAGQEWVQRAAAVREVSRRKGYLLDPADDNVLSFLTLPQLRELMVQHWPCFEPYVADRRELELVLDELEVARNVVSRNRALSETVLAQAERASIRLLAMVDGTGAGAPADGDRLPVDAVEDLVGDRYADVVSVHPDRVRLQREFPAEDLFGAARRVDAIGIGLNLLVQNFSGRRLIRLAESGCRIRLLFLNPASGDVKRRERELGLRKGELSRTVEMNILHMRRVRSKLRDPGAFEIHVFDETPRFTAYLVDGDGPGGLAVVQSYLRTARGMETPVLVLRGGGREVVRSGRETEHGLFEVYREEFETVWADSRPVS, from the coding sequence GTGAGCTCGGGAGGGCTGGAGCTACCCCCTGGTGACCCGGGTCACGGCGGGGACGCAGGCGACATCCCGCCGGGGGCGGTGTCCGTCGCGCGCCCGATGGAGATCGGCGCGGAGCTGAACTGGGACGCGGACGCGTGGGCGCAGGTGCGTACCCGCGCGCAGCGGGCCGGCCGTGCCTACATCTGGCTCAATCTCGTCGAGCAGCGGATGCGCGCCGTGGTGGCCGCCGTGCTGCGGCCCATCTACGAACCGCACCACGGCGAGGACTGGGTGATCGCCGCCGCGGGACCGGCCGGGCAGGAGTGGGTGCAGCGCGCCGCCGCCGTACGCGAGGTCTCCCGGCGCAAGGGCTATCTGCTGGACCCCGCCGACGACAACGTCCTCAGCTTCCTCACCCTTCCCCAGCTGCGCGAGCTGATGGTGCAGCACTGGCCCTGCTTCGAACCGTACGTGGCCGACCGGCGGGAACTGGAGCTCGTCCTGGACGAGCTGGAGGTCGCCCGCAACGTCGTCTCGCGCAACCGCGCCCTGTCCGAGACCGTCCTCGCGCAGGCGGAACGGGCCTCGATCCGGCTGCTGGCGATGGTCGACGGCACCGGCGCCGGGGCGCCCGCCGACGGGGACCGGCTGCCGGTCGACGCCGTCGAGGACCTGGTCGGCGACCGCTACGCGGACGTGGTGTCCGTCCACCCGGACCGGGTCAGGCTCCAGCGCGAGTTCCCCGCCGAGGATCTGTTCGGCGCGGCGCGCCGGGTCGACGCCATCGGTATCGGCCTCAACCTGCTCGTGCAGAACTTCTCCGGACGCCGGCTGATCAGGCTCGCCGAGTCCGGCTGCCGTATACGCCTGCTGTTCCTGAACCCGGCGAGCGGCGACGTCAAGCGCCGCGAGCGCGAGCTGGGCCTGCGCAAGGGCGAGCTGAGCCGGACCGTGGAGATGAACATCCTGCACATGCGCCGGGTCAGGTCGAAGCTCCGCGACCCCGGCGCCTTCGAGATACACGTCTTCGACGAGACGCCCCGCTTCACCGCGTACCTCGTCGACGGCGACGGCCCGGGCGGGCTCGCCGTCGTCCAGTCGTACCTGCGTACGGCGCGCGGCATGGAGACGCCGGTGCTGGTGCTGCGCGGCGGCGGGCGCGAGGTGGTGCGCTCCGGGCGGGAGACGGAGCACGGCCTGTTCGAGGTGTACCGCGAGGAGTTCGAGACGGTCTGGGCCGATTCGCGCCCGGTGTCCTGA
- the glgX gene encoding glycogen debranching protein GlgX, which produces MQIWPGQRYPLGATYDGAGTNFAVYSEAADRIELCLLHDDGSETAVELRETDAFVRHAYLPGVMPGQRYGFRVHGPYAPENGQRCNSAKLLLDPYARAISGEIAWGEEVYGYHFGKPDSRNDMDSAPHTMTSVVVNPYFDWGNDRPPRTEYHRTVIYEAHVKGLTMLHPALPDELRGTYAGLAHPAVIEHLTELGVTALELMPVHQFVNDHRLADANLANYWGYNTIGFFAPHNTYASWGDRGEQVLEFKQAVKALHEAGIEVILDVVYNHTAEGNHLGPTLSFRGLDNPQYYRLTDNPRYYMDTTGTGNSLLMRSPHVLQLIMDSLRYWVTEMHVDGFRFDLAATLARQFHEVDRLSSFFDLVQQDPVVSQVKLIAEPWDVGEGGYQVGNFPPLWTEWNGMYRDTVRDLWRGEPRTLAEFASRLTGSSDLYQDDGRRPLASINFTTCHDGFTLNDLVSYNDKRNAANGEDNRDGESYNRSWNCGAEGPTDDTGITELRNRQMRNFIATLLLSQGVPMLSHGDEFARTQGGNNNAYCQDNEISWVHWPDPEAKAEDGSAVPEPEGEGMLAFTRAMVGLRRDHPVFRRRRFFHGRPVEGTHDELSDISWFTPEGEEMKQQDWQASSASAMTVFLNGHAISEPGPRGERIADDSFLLMFNASPDDLEFLLPVTHGRQWQVVVDTARPDGVPPGQGPKADGGERITLMSRSMTVLMRPA; this is translated from the coding sequence ATGCAGATCTGGCCGGGGCAGAGGTACCCGCTCGGCGCCACGTACGACGGCGCAGGCACCAACTTCGCGGTCTACTCGGAGGCCGCCGACCGGATCGAGTTGTGCCTCCTGCACGACGACGGCTCCGAGACGGCGGTCGAGCTGCGGGAGACCGACGCGTTCGTCCGGCACGCCTACCTGCCCGGCGTGATGCCGGGCCAGCGGTACGGCTTCCGCGTGCACGGGCCCTACGCGCCGGAGAACGGGCAGCGCTGCAACTCCGCGAAGCTGCTGCTCGACCCGTACGCGCGCGCCATCAGCGGCGAGATCGCCTGGGGCGAGGAGGTGTACGGCTACCACTTCGGCAAGCCAGACTCCCGCAACGACATGGACTCGGCGCCGCACACCATGACGTCCGTCGTGGTGAACCCCTACTTCGACTGGGGCAACGACCGGCCACCGCGCACCGAGTACCACCGCACCGTCATCTACGAGGCCCATGTGAAGGGCCTGACGATGCTGCACCCGGCGCTGCCCGACGAGCTGCGGGGCACGTACGCGGGACTCGCGCACCCCGCGGTGATCGAGCACCTGACGGAGCTGGGAGTGACGGCGCTGGAGCTGATGCCCGTACACCAGTTCGTCAACGACCACCGGCTCGCGGACGCGAACCTCGCCAACTACTGGGGCTACAACACCATCGGCTTCTTCGCCCCGCACAACACGTACGCCTCCTGGGGCGACCGGGGCGAGCAGGTGCTGGAGTTCAAGCAGGCCGTGAAGGCGCTGCACGAGGCGGGCATCGAGGTGATCCTCGACGTCGTCTACAACCACACGGCCGAGGGCAACCACCTGGGACCCACGCTCTCCTTCCGGGGCCTGGACAACCCGCAGTACTACCGGCTCACCGACAACCCCCGCTATTACATGGACACGACGGGCACCGGCAACTCCCTGCTGATGCGCTCCCCGCACGTACTCCAGCTGATCATGGACTCACTGCGCTACTGGGTCACCGAGATGCACGTCGACGGCTTCCGCTTCGACCTCGCGGCGACGCTGGCCCGCCAGTTCCACGAGGTGGACCGGCTGTCGTCGTTCTTCGACCTGGTCCAGCAGGACCCGGTGGTCAGCCAGGTCAAGCTGATCGCCGAACCCTGGGATGTCGGCGAGGGCGGCTACCAGGTCGGCAACTTCCCGCCACTGTGGACCGAGTGGAACGGGATGTACCGCGACACCGTACGGGACCTCTGGCGCGGCGAGCCGCGCACGCTGGCGGAGTTCGCGTCCCGGCTGACCGGCTCGTCGGACCTCTACCAGGACGACGGCCGGCGCCCGCTGGCGTCGATCAACTTCACCACCTGCCACGACGGTTTCACGTTGAACGACCTCGTCTCGTACAACGACAAGCGCAACGCGGCCAATGGCGAGGACAACCGGGACGGCGAGAGCTACAACCGGTCGTGGAACTGCGGCGCCGAGGGCCCCACCGACGACACGGGCATCACGGAACTGCGCAACCGCCAGATGCGCAACTTCATCGCGACGCTGCTGCTCTCGCAGGGCGTGCCGATGCTCAGCCACGGCGACGAGTTCGCCCGCACCCAGGGCGGCAACAACAACGCGTACTGCCAGGACAACGAGATCTCCTGGGTGCACTGGCCCGATCCGGAGGCCAAGGCCGAGGACGGCAGTGCCGTGCCCGAACCCGAGGGCGAGGGGATGCTCGCCTTCACCCGGGCGATGGTGGGGCTGCGCCGCGACCATCCGGTGTTCCGGCGGCGCCGCTTCTTCCACGGCCGGCCGGTCGAGGGAACCCACGACGAACTCTCCGACATCTCCTGGTTCACACCCGAGGGCGAGGAGATGAAGCAGCAGGACTGGCAGGCGTCCAGCGCGAGCGCGATGACGGTGTTCCTCAACGGCCACGCCATCTCCGAGCCCGGCCCGCGCGGCGAGCGGATCGCTGACGACTCGTTCCTGCTGATGTTCAACGCGAGCCCGGACGACCTGGAGTTCCTGCTGCCCGTCACCCACGGCAGGCAGTGGCAGGTCGTGGTGGACACGGCACGCCCCGACGGGGTACCGCCCGGTCAGGGCCCGAAGGCGGACGGCGGCGAGCGGATCACGCTGATGAGCCGCAGCATGACGGTGCTGATGCGGCCGGCGTGA
- a CDS encoding GNAT family N-acetyltransferase → MDHTEVLALFDRQMRREAEPDGPGALVERGASSVRQSGGDEDWNGVLWSDLDAYSADAEIAAQRAYFAARGRPFEWKLYAHDTPSDLGSRLSAAGLAAEPAETLMVAGTAAVVDAMADFRLPEGVELVPVTDAAGVARMAAVHDEVFGPGSSSFRERLARQLAEEPDTVSAVLAVAGATPVCAARMELPPGKEFASLWGGGTLRQWRGRGIYRALVAQRARIAARRGYRFLQVDASEDSRPILERLGFAALTTTTPYVYDPDA, encoded by the coding sequence ATGGATCACACCGAGGTACTGGCACTGTTCGACCGGCAGATGCGGCGGGAGGCCGAGCCCGACGGCCCCGGCGCCCTGGTGGAACGCGGCGCGTCCAGCGTGCGGCAGAGCGGCGGTGACGAGGACTGGAACGGCGTGCTCTGGTCGGACCTGGACGCGTACTCCGCGGACGCGGAGATCGCCGCGCAACGCGCGTACTTCGCGGCGCGGGGCCGCCCTTTCGAGTGGAAGCTCTACGCCCACGACACGCCGTCCGACCTGGGCAGCCGCCTCTCGGCGGCGGGGCTTGCGGCGGAGCCCGCGGAGACCCTGATGGTCGCCGGTACCGCGGCGGTCGTGGACGCCATGGCGGACTTCCGGCTGCCGGAAGGCGTGGAGCTGGTGCCGGTGACGGACGCCGCGGGGGTCGCACGGATGGCCGCCGTCCACGACGAGGTGTTCGGTCCCGGCAGTTCGTCCTTCCGGGAGCGGCTCGCCCGCCAGCTCGCCGAGGAGCCGGACACGGTCTCCGCCGTGCTCGCGGTCGCGGGAGCGACGCCGGTATGCGCCGCCCGGATGGAACTGCCGCCGGGGAAGGAGTTCGCGAGCCTGTGGGGCGGCGGTACGCTGCGTCAGTGGCGGGGCCGCGGCATCTACCGGGCGCTGGTGGCACAGCGCGCGCGGATCGCGGCCCGGCGCGGCTACCGGTTCCTCCAGGTCGACGCGTCCGAGGACAGCCGTCCCATCCTGGAACGGCTGGGCTTCGCCGCACTGACCACGACCACGCCGTACGTGTACGACCCGGACGCGTGA
- the treY gene encoding malto-oligosyltrehalose synthase, with protein MTPSATYRLQLRPDFPFSLAEKSVPYLAALGVSHLHLSPVLEAVPGSTHGYDVVDHASVRAELGGEEGLRQLARRAREHGLGIVLDIVPNHMAMSPRHNRVLREVLRQGESSPYARWFDIDWAAGDGKILLPVLPGPVGGELGAMRVEDGELHHGEQRFPLAPGTEGLPLPRLLDAQHYRLAWWRLARTELNYRRFFTISDLIGVRVEDPDVFAESHAKILELVRDGVVDGLRIDHPDGLADPERYLRRLGEATGGCWTVVEKILTGDERLPATWPVAGTTGYDALRRVDGLFTDPVGAEQLERRFREVVAPAEDRGGHWEPTVRRAAYRVLLHELAAETAYLVRTARRVCAADPALRDHAPWALETAIRELLVRMELYRPYVTPGGPRTEAATAAVSEEAARQAKAVFAVPEEATAVDVVRELALGGLGDGPDQVAFCARFAQTASALRAKSVEDTAFYRFMPLSSANEVGGEPARPAVSPREFHAFCERIARDWPATGTVLTTHDTKRSAEVRAGVAVLSQCPRWWDDLLAQVSGVVSPDPLVAWQAWQTALGFTPSGDSSDVDTALAAAPDGERMEGALLKSVREAGLRTTWTEGDARFEQAVKDFVAAGPAGAARRTVAHFTRALDPYVRAASLGAALVHLTMPGVPDLYQGTEREYYALVDPDNRARFRPGAPDEKTVVTTAALLLRRERPGVFGESGTYAPVDATGPAAGHCLAFSRTGEVITAVTRLPLRLAEAGGWADTALPLPPGRWRDVLAAPPRVYEASSVPLTTLFQDRPIALLASEN; from the coding sequence ATGACGCCCTCCGCGACCTACCGGCTCCAGCTCCGGCCGGACTTCCCTTTCTCGCTGGCCGAGAAGTCCGTGCCCTACCTCGCCGCGCTCGGTGTCTCGCACCTGCACCTGTCCCCCGTGCTGGAGGCGGTGCCGGGATCCACGCACGGCTACGACGTGGTCGACCACGCCTCGGTACGGGCCGAGCTCGGCGGCGAGGAGGGGCTGCGGCAGCTCGCGCGGCGCGCCCGCGAGCACGGGCTCGGCATCGTCCTGGACATCGTGCCGAACCACATGGCGATGTCGCCCCGGCACAACCGGGTGCTGCGGGAGGTGCTGCGGCAGGGCGAGTCGTCGCCGTACGCCCGCTGGTTCGACATCGACTGGGCGGCCGGCGACGGGAAGATCCTGCTGCCGGTGCTGCCGGGGCCCGTGGGCGGCGAGCTCGGCGCGATGCGCGTCGAGGACGGCGAACTCCACCACGGCGAGCAGCGCTTCCCCCTCGCGCCGGGCACGGAGGGGCTGCCGCTGCCCCGGCTGCTGGACGCCCAGCACTACCGGCTCGCCTGGTGGCGCCTGGCCCGTACGGAACTGAACTACCGCCGGTTCTTCACCATCTCCGACCTCATCGGGGTACGGGTGGAGGACCCCGACGTGTTCGCGGAAAGCCACGCGAAGATCCTGGAACTCGTACGGGACGGGGTGGTGGACGGCCTCAGGATCGACCATCCGGACGGCCTCGCCGACCCGGAGCGCTACCTGCGCCGGCTCGGTGAGGCGACCGGCGGCTGCTGGACGGTCGTCGAGAAGATCCTCACGGGTGACGAACGGCTCCCGGCGACGTGGCCCGTCGCGGGCACCACCGGCTACGACGCGCTGCGCCGCGTCGACGGGCTGTTCACCGACCCGGTCGGCGCGGAGCAGCTGGAGCGGCGCTTCCGCGAGGTCGTGGCGCCCGCGGAGGACCGCGGGGGCCACTGGGAGCCGACGGTGCGCCGCGCCGCGTACCGGGTGCTCCTGCACGAACTGGCCGCGGAGACCGCGTACCTGGTCCGCACGGCGCGCCGCGTCTGCGCCGCGGACCCGGCGCTGCGCGACCACGCGCCGTGGGCGCTGGAGACCGCCATCAGGGAACTGCTGGTGCGGATGGAGCTGTACCGGCCCTACGTGACGCCCGGCGGGCCACGTACCGAGGCGGCGACGGCCGCCGTGTCCGAGGAGGCGGCTCGGCAGGCGAAGGCGGTCTTCGCGGTGCCCGAGGAGGCCACCGCGGTCGACGTCGTACGCGAACTCGCCCTGGGCGGCCTCGGGGACGGCCCGGACCAGGTGGCGTTCTGTGCCCGGTTCGCGCAGACGGCGTCGGCCCTGCGCGCCAAGTCGGTGGAGGACACCGCGTTCTACCGGTTCATGCCGCTGAGCTCGGCGAACGAGGTGGGCGGCGAGCCTGCCCGGCCCGCCGTGAGCCCGCGGGAGTTCCACGCGTTCTGCGAGCGCATCGCCCGCGACTGGCCCGCCACCGGCACGGTCCTGACGACGCACGACACGAAGCGCAGCGCGGAGGTGCGGGCCGGTGTCGCGGTCCTGTCGCAGTGCCCGCGCTGGTGGGACGACCTGCTGGCCCAGGTCTCCGGCGTCGTCTCGCCGGACCCGCTGGTCGCCTGGCAGGCCTGGCAGACGGCGCTCGGCTTCACCCCGTCCGGGGACTCGTCGGACGTCGACACGGCGCTCGCGGCTGCTCCCGACGGGGAACGGATGGAGGGCGCGCTGCTGAAGTCCGTGCGGGAGGCGGGCCTGCGCACCACCTGGACCGAGGGGGACGCGCGGTTCGAGCAGGCGGTGAAGGACTTCGTCGCGGCAGGTCCGGCGGGCGCGGCCCGTCGCACGGTCGCGCACTTCACCCGCGCCCTCGACCCGTACGTGCGGGCCGCCTCGCTCGGCGCGGCGCTGGTGCATCTGACGATGCCGGGCGTACCGGACCTCTACCAGGGCACCGAGCGTGAGTACTACGCACTGGTCGACCCGGACAACAGGGCGCGGTTCCGGCCCGGTGCGCCGGACGAGAAGACCGTCGTCACCACGGCGGCGCTGCTGCTGCGCCGCGAACGCCCCGGCGTCTTCGGCGAGTCCGGCACGTACGCGCCCGTCGACGCGACGGGCCCCGCGGCCGGGCACTGCCTGGCGTTCAGCCGCACCGGCGAGGTGATCACGGCGGTCACCCGCCTGCCACTGCGCCTCGCCGAGGCGGGCGGCTGGGCGGACACGGCGCTGCCGCTGCCGCCCGGCCGCTGGCGCGACGTCCTCGCGGCGCCGCCGCGGGTGTACGAGGCGTCCTCGGTCCCGCTGACCACCCTCTTCCAGGACCGTCCGATCGCGCTGCTGGCCAGCGAGAACTGA
- a CDS encoding DUF1707 and FHA domain-containing protein: MTSSFDQPVYPARPSDAERDRVLAVLREGVAAGKLSQDTFLRRMDLVLSARRADELKLLTADLESEGRFSRRLFGAVGRLSSFSLRLRTAWQAERLPKLLLPQPAPYPLRIGRDPANGLRLTHDTVSRHHAELMSQDGLWVLRDLGSTNGTTVNGRRVVSTTVVADGDQVSFGRMSFRISTH, translated from the coding sequence GTGACGTCCTCCTTCGACCAACCCGTGTACCCGGCGCGGCCCTCCGACGCCGAGCGCGACCGTGTCCTGGCGGTGCTGAGGGAGGGTGTGGCGGCGGGGAAGCTGTCGCAGGACACGTTCCTGCGCCGGATGGACCTGGTGCTCTCAGCCCGCAGGGCCGACGAGCTGAAGCTCCTGACGGCCGATCTGGAGTCCGAAGGACGGTTCTCCCGGCGGCTGTTCGGCGCGGTCGGCCGGCTGTCGTCGTTCTCGCTGCGGCTGCGCACGGCGTGGCAGGCGGAGCGGCTGCCGAAGCTGCTGCTGCCGCAGCCGGCCCCGTACCCGCTGCGGATCGGCCGCGATCCGGCCAACGGTCTGCGCCTCACGCACGACACCGTCTCCCGCCACCACGCCGAGCTGATGAGCCAGGACGGGCTCTGGGTCCTGCGGGACCTGGGTTCGACCAACGGCACGACCGTCAACGGGCGCAGGGTCGTCAGCACGACCGTCGTCGCCGACGGGGACCAGGTCAGCTTCGGCCGGATGAGTTTCCGCATCTCCACCCACTGA
- the treZ gene encoding malto-oligosyltrehalose trehalohydrolase: protein MLFEVWAPKAGEEVVLRLDGEDLPMRRDQARDGWWTAEARAAPGSRYGFALDGGPVLPDPRSRRQPEGPDGLSAVVGAEAYVQRVAWPGRPLPGAVLYELHVGTYTREGTLDAAAARLPELAELGITHVELMPLCPFPGTNGWGYEGVSLWAVHEPYGGPEALARFVDAAHALGLGVVLDVVHNHLGPSGNHLPAFGPYFTDTHHTPWGAAVNLDAPGSDEVRAFLLGSALAWLRDYGLDGLRLDAVHALADTRALTFLEELSAEVDLLGAETGRPLFLIAESDLGDPRTTTPRPAGGLGLHAQWNDDFHHALHTALTGESQGYYADFARAPLAALAKTLTRVFFHDGTYSTFRGRTHGRPLDRTRVPAHRFLGYAQTHDQIGNRAQGDRLSATLPPGLLACAAALVLTGPHTPMLFMGEEWGARTPWQFFTDHTDPELAEAVRSGRRREFAAHGWAAKDIPDPQDPATRDRSCLDRSEREREPHARLLAWYRELIALRSREPDLSDPDLAAVTVAHDEAERWLAFRRGDLSVVVNLSDAARDIPLGAGVRRRVLASFDEVAAPDGTGVLHLPGACAVVLADA, encoded by the coding sequence GTGCTGTTCGAGGTGTGGGCGCCGAAGGCCGGCGAGGAGGTCGTGCTGCGACTCGACGGCGAGGACCTGCCGATGCGGCGCGATCAGGCCAGGGACGGCTGGTGGACGGCGGAGGCGCGGGCGGCGCCCGGCAGCCGGTACGGGTTCGCGCTGGACGGCGGGCCCGTCCTGCCCGACCCGCGCTCCCGGCGCCAGCCGGAGGGGCCCGACGGCCTGAGCGCGGTGGTCGGCGCGGAAGCGTACGTACAGCGGGTGGCATGGCCCGGCAGGCCCCTGCCCGGCGCGGTGCTCTACGAGCTGCACGTCGGCACGTACACGCGGGAGGGCACTCTGGACGCGGCCGCCGCCCGGTTGCCGGAACTCGCCGAACTGGGAATCACACACGTCGAGTTGATGCCCCTTTGTCCTTTCCCCGGCACCAACGGCTGGGGATACGAGGGGGTGTCGCTGTGGGCCGTGCACGAACCGTACGGCGGTCCGGAGGCGCTGGCCCGCTTCGTCGACGCGGCCCACGCGCTGGGGCTCGGTGTGGTCCTCGACGTGGTGCACAACCACCTCGGCCCGTCCGGCAACCATCTGCCCGCGTTCGGGCCGTACTTCACCGACACGCACCACACACCGTGGGGCGCGGCGGTGAACCTGGACGCGCCCGGGTCCGACGAGGTGCGGGCGTTCCTGCTGGGCAGCGCGCTCGCCTGGCTGCGCGACTACGGACTCGACGGGCTGCGCCTGGACGCGGTGCACGCGCTCGCCGACACCCGGGCGCTGACGTTCCTGGAGGAACTGTCGGCCGAGGTCGACCTGCTGGGCGCGGAGACGGGCCGGCCCCTGTTCCTGATCGCCGAGTCGGACCTGGGCGACCCGCGCACGACGACCCCCCGCCCGGCCGGCGGCCTCGGCCTGCACGCGCAGTGGAACGACGACTTCCATCACGCCCTGCACACCGCGCTCACCGGTGAATCGCAGGGCTACTACGCGGACTTCGCCCGGGCGCCACTGGCCGCACTCGCGAAGACACTGACGCGCGTGTTCTTTCACGACGGCACGTACTCCACGTTCCGCGGCAGGACGCACGGACGCCCCCTGGACCGCACGCGTGTCCCCGCACACCGCTTCCTCGGGTACGCGCAGACGCACGACCAGATCGGCAACCGCGCGCAGGGCGACCGGCTGTCGGCGACGCTCCCACCCGGCCTGCTGGCGTGCGCGGCGGCGCTCGTACTGACGGGGCCGCACACGCCCATGCTGTTCATGGGCGAGGAGTGGGGCGCGCGGACACCCTGGCAGTTCTTCACCGACCACACCGACCCGGAACTGGCCGAGGCCGTACGAAGCGGCAGGCGCCGGGAGTTCGCCGCGCACGGCTGGGCGGCGAAGGACATCCCCGACCCGCAGGACCCGGCGACCAGGGACCGCTCCTGCCTGGACCGCTCGGAGCGCGAACGCGAGCCGCACGCACGGCTGCTGGCCTGGTACCGGGAGCTGATCGCCCTGCGCTCCCGCGAGCCGGACCTGTCGGATCCGGACCTCGCGGCCGTGACCGTCGCCCACGACGAGGCGGAGCGCTGGCTGGCGTTTCGCCGGGGCGACCTGTCCGTCGTGGTGAACCTGTCGGACGCCGCCCGGGACATCCCGCTGGGGGCCGGTGTCCGGCGCCGGGTCCTGGCGTCGTTCGACGAGGTCGCGGCGCCGGACGGGACGGGTGTGCTGCACCTGCCGGGTGCGTGCGCGGTGGTCCTGGCGGACGCGTAG
- a CDS encoding aminopeptidase P family protein has product MSSTAPEPASAPASFTPAPFTADDYRARLARAAASAAGAGLAGLLVAPGPDLTYLTGYRPTADTERMTLLVVPVDGEPRLVVPALEAADADSAPGAPALTQMPWTDAEDPYALTASRLDAEGAFGISDNAWSLHLLALQRALPETSYRGLSDALPMLRAVKDEQELTRVAAAGAAADAAYEEILRVRFAGRRESQIAADLAALLLAHGHTQVDFTVVGSGPNGANPHHEAGERVIGPGDMVVLDFGGLKHGYGSDTTRTVHVGEPTAEERRVHDTVRAAQEAGFQAVKPGAACQDVDRAARAVIEDAGYGPYFIHRTGHGIGVTTHEPPYMIEGEERPVVAGMCFSIEPGIYLPGRFGVRIEDIVTATATGGRRFNNTSHEMAVVE; this is encoded by the coding sequence ATGTCCTCCACCGCACCTGAACCCGCGTCCGCTCCGGCCTCCTTCACCCCCGCCCCCTTCACCGCCGACGACTACCGCGCGCGCCTCGCACGGGCCGCCGCCTCCGCCGCCGGGGCCGGCCTCGCGGGGCTCCTCGTCGCGCCGGGCCCGGACCTGACCTACCTCACCGGCTACCGGCCCACCGCGGACACCGAGCGCATGACGCTGCTCGTCGTACCCGTCGACGGTGAGCCCCGTCTCGTCGTGCCCGCGCTGGAGGCGGCGGACGCCGACAGCGCGCCGGGCGCGCCCGCCCTCACTCAGATGCCCTGGACGGACGCCGAGGACCCGTACGCGCTGACGGCGTCCCGGCTCGATGCCGAGGGAGCCTTCGGGATCAGCGACAACGCGTGGTCACTGCACCTGCTCGCGCTGCAGCGGGCGCTGCCGGAGACCTCGTACCGGGGGCTGTCGGACGCGCTGCCGATGCTGCGCGCAGTCAAGGACGAGCAGGAACTCACGCGGGTCGCGGCGGCCGGGGCGGCGGCGGACGCCGCGTACGAGGAGATCCTGCGGGTGCGCTTCGCCGGGCGCCGTGAGTCGCAGATCGCGGCGGACCTGGCCGCGCTGCTGCTGGCGCACGGCCATACGCAGGTCGACTTCACCGTCGTCGGTTCGGGGCCGAACGGCGCCAACCCGCACCACGAGGCCGGCGAGCGGGTGATCGGGCCCGGCGACATGGTCGTGCTCGACTTCGGCGGGCTCAAGCACGGCTACGGCTCCGACACCACCCGGACCGTGCACGTCGGCGAGCCGACCGCCGAGGAGCGGCGCGTCCACGACACCGTGCGCGCGGCGCAGGAGGCCGGGTTCCAGGCGGTGAAGCCGGGCGCCGCCTGCCAGGACGTGGACCGGGCGGCGCGCGCGGTGATCGAGGACGCGGGCTACGGCCCGTACTTCATCCATCGCACCGGCCACGGCATCGGTGTGACCACCCACGAACCGCCGTACATGATCGAGGGGGAGGAGCGCCCGGTCGTCGCCGGCATGTGCTTCTCCATCGAGCCGGGGATCTACCTGCCGGGCCGGTTCGGCGTGCGCATCGAGGACATCGTCACGGCGACCGCGACGGGTGGCCGCCGCTTCAACAACACGTCACATGAGATGGCCGTCGTCGAGTAG